A genomic stretch from Arachis stenosperma cultivar V10309 chromosome 3, arast.V10309.gnm1.PFL2, whole genome shotgun sequence includes:
- the LOC130965862 gene encoding uncharacterized protein LOC130965862, whose amino-acid sequence MRRDQRSPKQDPILSSQYVVCKGRYNCRFEALDRTLRSLMSVTDQHKTHQPFGGKIVVLGGNFRQILPVIPKGSRHDILASAINSSHLWSFCKVVKLHTNMRLLMSSSDQDEGEMKIFANWILDVENRNIGSVVGDELEVEIPDDLLITTTDDPLSHLVDFAYPNLLQNMSDYRYFQSRAILAPTLKSVEKVNDFVLTIFPGMEKEYLSSDTTCQADENEDVKQEWFTPEFLNDIKYSGLLNYKLTLKPRVAVMLLRNIDQTSGLCNGTRLIVNKLGSNVIGATVVTGRNIGDKVYIPRMNLIPSDSGLPFKFQRRQFSLTVCFAMTINMSQGQSLSHVRLYLPKLVFTHEQLYVALSRVKSRSGLRILILNEDGNPKSSITNVVFKEVFNNI is encoded by the coding sequence ATGAGGAGAGATCAGAGAAGTCCAAAACAGGATCCAATTTTGAGTTCTCAATATGTTGTATGCAAAGGAAGGTACAACTGCCGTTTTGAAGCACTTGATCGGACGCTCAGGAGTCTTATGTCAGTTACCGATCAACATAAGACACATCAACCATTTGGTGGTAAGATTGTTGTTTTAGGAGGTAATTTCAGACAGATACTTCCGGTGATTCCGAAAGGAAGTAGACACGATATATTAGCATCCGCTATTAACTCATCCCATCTGTGGTCATTTTGCAAGGTTGTGAAACTGCATACGAATATGAGGCTTCTAATGTCTTCTTCGGATCAAGATGAAGGTGAAATGAAGATATTTGCTAATTGGATACTTGATGTTGAAAATAGAAATATTGGCTCTGTTGTTGGTGATGAATTAGAAGTTGAAATTCCAGATGATCTATTGATTACAACTACTGATGATCCTCTCTCTCATTTGGTAGACTTTGCATATCCAAATTTGTTGCAAAATATGTCAGATTACAGGTATTTTCAGAGTAGAGCAATTCTTGCACCCACACTTAAGAGTGTCGAGAAGGTAAATGATTTTGTCTTGACAATCTTTCCAGGGATGGAAAAGGAGTATTTGAGTTCTGACACAACATGTCAAGCTGATGAGAATGAAGATGTAAAACAAGAGTGGTTCACACCAGAGTTTCTAAATGACATCAAATATTCGGGACTACTCAATTACAAGTTGACTTTGAAGCCAAGAGTCGCTGTAATGCTACTGCGAAACATAGACCAGACTTCAGGTTTATGCAACGGGACAAGATTAATAGTTAACAAACTTGGCAGCAATGTAATTGGAGCGACGGTAGTGACCGGTAGAAATATTGGAGATAAAGTGTACATTCcaagaatgaacttgatccctTCAGATTCAGGATTGCCATTTAAGTTCCAACGGAGACAATTTTCATTAACAGTATGCTTTGCAATGACCATTAACATGAGTCAGGGTCAATCATTATCACATGTACGGCTTTATTTGCCAAAATTAGTGTTCACCCATGAACAACTTTATGTTGCTTTGTCAAGAGTTAAGAGTCGCAGTGGCCTCAGGATTTTAATTCTAAATGAAGACGGCAATCCAAAGTCATCAATAACAAATGTCGTGTTCAAAGAggtttttaataatatttag